One window of Zalophus californianus isolate mZalCal1 chromosome 3, mZalCal1.pri.v2, whole genome shotgun sequence genomic DNA carries:
- the STK17B gene encoding serine/threonine-protein kinase 17B, translating to MSRRRFDCRSISGLITTTPQTPMKMENFNNFYTLTSKELGRGKFAVVRQCISKSTGQEYAAKFLKKRRRGQDCRAEILHEIAILELAKSCPHVINLHEVYENASEIILILEYAAGGEIFNLCLPELAEMVSENDIIRLIKQILEGVCYLHQNNIVHLDLKPQNILLSSIYPLGDIKIVDFGMSRKIGNACELREIMGTPEYLAPEVLNYDPITTATDMWNIGIIAYMLLTRTSPFVGEDNQETYLNISQVNVDYSEEIFSSVSQLATDFIQRLLVKNPEKRPTAEICLSHSWLQQWDFGNLFHPEETCSSSQSQDHSLRSSEDKTSKSSCNGTCSDREDKENIPEDSSMVSKRFRFDNSLPNPHELVSDLLC from the exons ATGTCGAGGAGAAGATTTGATTGCCGAAGTATTTCAGGCTTGATAACTACAACTCCTCAAActccaatgaaaatggaaaactttaataatttttatacacTTACCTCTAAAGAGCTGGGAAG AGGAAAATTTGCTGTGGTTAGACAGTGTATATCAAAATCTACTGGCCAAGAATATGCTgcaaaatttctaaaaaagagaagaagagggcAGGATTGTCGAGCAGAGATTCTACATGAAATTGCCATACTTGAATTGGCAAAGTCTTGTCCTCATGTAATTAATCTTCATGAAGTCTATGAAAATGCCAGTGAAATCATTTTGATACTGGAATA tGCTGCAGGTGGAGAAATTTTCAACTTGTGTTTACCTGAGCTGGCTGAAATGGTTTCTGAAAATGACATTATCAGACTCATTAAACAAATACTTGAAGGAGTTTGTTATCTACATCAGAATAACATTGTTCACCTTGATTTAAAG CCACAGAATATATTACTGAGCAGCATATACCCTCTTGGAGATATAAAAATTGTAGATTTTGGAATGTCTCGAAAAATAGGGAATGCTTGTGAACTTCGGGAAATCATGGGAACGCCAGAATACTTAg ctCCAGAAGTCCTGAACTATGATCCTATTACCACAGCAACAGATATGTG GAATATTGGCATAATAGCATATATGTTATTAACTCGTACATCTCCATTTGTGGGAGAAGATAATCaagaaacatacctcaatatttcTCAAGTTAATGTAGATTATTCAGAAGAAATTTTTTCATCAGTTTCACAGCTGGCCACAGACTTTATCCAGAGGCTTTTAGTAAAAAATCCAGA gaaaagaCCAACAGCAGAAATCTGCCTGTCTCATTCTTGGCTACAGCAGTGGGACTTTGGAAACTTATTTCACCCTGAAGAAACTTGCAGTTCCTCTCAAAGTCAAGATCATTCATTAAGGTCCTCTGAAGACAAAACTTCTAAATCTTCTTGTAATGGAACCTGTAGTGATCgagaagacaaagagaatattCCAGAGGATAGTAGCATGGTTTCTAAAAGATTTCGCTTTGATAACTCATTGCCCAATCCCCATGAACTTGTTTCAGATTTGCTGTGTTAG